The genomic region GCGGTCTTCACCCCGGAGTTCATCCGGGACCTGGGTGCCAACAGCCTCGAGGAGGTGATGCAGTATTCGGCGAATTTCCAGACCGACACGGACGACGCGACGCCGACGATGGATGCGGCCATTTTTTCCGGAGTGGACAAGGGAACCATGGGGGCGCGTTTCCGGATCCGAAACATATCCGGATCGCGTGCCATGGATTTCTTCGAATCCAGGATCGCGGACGACAACTACAATGTCGCCCGTTTCGAGGCTGTCAGCGGTCCCAACTCGATCCTCTTCGGCTTCGGCGCGGCCGGTGGCGTCGTCAATACGACCTCCAAGCAGGCATTGACGGGGCGCAGCGAGCTCACCTATCGGCTGCAGGTCGGAACCTGGAATCGCCTGCGCAACGAACTCGATATTAATCAGGTTTTGCTCAAGGACAAGCTGGCGGTGCGGCTCATGGGAGTCGATGAGTCGGTGGATTCCTGGCGTCGCTTTCAAAATCAAAAACAACGGCGCGGTACCGTCGCAGCGACCTACCGTCCATTTGAAAACACGACGTTCCGTGTGATGCATGAAGACGGCGAAACGGAGCGCCAGCTCGGAGCGCCCGCGTTCAACGCCATGGATGAATATTCGCTTTGGGTATCGGCCGGGTCGGTCGTCAAGAATGGCTTCACGGCGGCCACAGATCGCCCTCTCGGCATCAACAACGTGGCCGCGACGCACCATACGTTCGTCGAGAACACGGGAACGTATTTCGACGCGAAAAACACCCTGATCAGCACTTTCGAGAACCTGGCAATACCGGCAGCCCAGCGTGCGGGTGAGACGATGGCGCCGAAGGATTTCTTTCCCTACAACATCAGCCAGACGGGTCCGGGTGCCGTTGGTGAACAGGATCTTCGACAGACACGGGTTTTCTGGGAGCAGCGGATCGGCAACGATCTGTCGATCGAGGCCGCGTACAATAAGATGTGGAACGATGATGCCGGCTTCATACCACTCAGCCGCACCAACGTGATGGCAGATCCCAATTTGAGCGTTCCGGTAAACGGAGGGGGCGCTGCGGCCAATCGTTATGCCGGCGCGTTTTACATGGAGCGGCCTTGGCTGAAGGACACGATCTTCTACGATACCGAGTCCTGGCGGGTTACGGCCTCCTACAATCTGGATTTGGGCAAATGGTTTGGAAATCATCGCCTAGCCGGGATGTGGCAGTCGGACAGCACGCTGGTGCAGCGCCGGATAAACGCCGAAGTCCTGGTCGATCGAAACGGGGTTCCGATCAGCAACCCGAATCCCGATGCGGCGGCGAATCTGCTCTATCGCCGAAATTACCTCAGTCTTGGCCAGTTTGACACCTACTATCCGGGTCGAGCGGACAATCCGTTCACCGCAACGATCGGCGGACGGGAGTATGTGTCGCGCTTCGTCACGCGGAATCAAAACGGTCAGAATCGAAGCCAGCGGGATACCGACACCTGGATGCTCGCTGCGCAAAGCTATTTCTGGAACGATAGGGTGTCCGTCCTGTTTGGCTATCGGCGCGACGATCTGACCAGCACGCGGTACATTGCCCAGCGTGTGCGGGCTGGTGACGCGCGAATTGCGTCAGGTGAACGTCTCCTCAACGAATGGGATTTCAGCACCGACGTGACGGAGCAGCAGCGGTTGAAGCCGATCACCCGCAGTCTGGGTGTTGTCTTCCATGCAACCAGCCAGATTTCCGTCTCCTACAATGAATCGAGCAACATGGGTCAGCCGGAGTTTTTGAATGTCATTTTGATCCCGGACGGCCTCACACCACCGAACACGAGAGGGAGGGGACGTGACTACGGAGTGAGATTTCAGCTTGGAAACCGCGCGTATCTACGAGTCAATCGCTACGAGACCCATTCTTCGGACCAGACCTTGCCCGGTGGCGGTGGCATTGAAGCGGGCTCAACCCGGATTCTCGATGCGATGCTGCAGCGGCAGGTGATCAGCCAAGCTGAATACGATGCACATCTCGTTACAGGGAACGCCGGATTGGCCGATTCGGAATCCGAAGGCATCGAGGTCTCGCTGACCGCGAATCCGACAGATCACTGGAGCCTGCAGTTGAACTATTCCTACACGGATCAGGCGATCGACAATTACTTCACCGCCGCGGAGGCGGGGATGCGGGTTGAGGAAGCATTCTGGCGCAGCAAGATCCAAGCTGCCAACTTGGCTCCGGCGCAGATCTCCACGAGCGCCTTTTCCGGGAGCCAGGGCTCGATCGAGGACGAAATCCAGGTGCTGTTCCGTGACATGGAGTTGAATCGGGCCGCCAATGAGCTTGGCTTTGGGAAGCGACCGCACAAGGCGAACCTGTTTTCTCGTTATACCTTCGCTTCCGGTCGCCTGAAGGGTTTTCTGGTTGGCGGCGGGCTTCGCTATCAAAGCAAGAGCTTCAATCAGCGAAATCAGTCCACCGGAACCGATTATTGGGGTGACCCGATTTTCCAAGTCGATTTGCTGCTCGGTTATCGGACACGCATCAGGGATTTCTGGCGTGGTCGAAGCCTCGGCCTGTCCATCCAACTTAACATCAATAATGTCCTGGACGATGACAAAGCCCTGCCGGCCCGCTACAACAATTTTTATACAGCGCTTCGCAGGGTATATTTTCAGGAGCCTCGGACCATCCGTCTGACCACCACGGTTTCATTTTAGCCGCCGATCTGCCAATCACTTTGGTCGCATGCACCGGCCTTGGTGGAGAAGCGTGATAGGTTTCCTCCCTCGGGGATTCAGACAATACTGCAGGACCGTGAATAGGGTCCGGGATATTACGCTAGCTTTTCGGTATCGCCACCAGCCGATCGGCGATAGGCT from Opitutaceae bacterium harbors:
- a CDS encoding TonB-dependent receptor, whose protein sequence is MHAPNTHTPSDRCIFLHGVYHLLTIGCGLHLTLGMLSAQATSGSVSAGDDATVYKLSPFEVSTDQDVGYIAGSSLSGSRLNTNLRDTAAQVAVFTPEFIRDLGANSLEEVMQYSANFQTDTDDATPTMDAAIFSGVDKGTMGARFRIRNISGSRAMDFFESRIADDNYNVARFEAVSGPNSILFGFGAAGGVVNTTSKQALTGRSELTYRLQVGTWNRLRNELDINQVLLKDKLAVRLMGVDESVDSWRRFQNQKQRRGTVAATYRPFENTTFRVMHEDGETERQLGAPAFNAMDEYSLWVSAGSVVKNGFTAATDRPLGINNVAATHHTFVENTGTYFDAKNTLISTFENLAIPAAQRAGETMAPKDFFPYNISQTGPGAVGEQDLRQTRVFWEQRIGNDLSIEAAYNKMWNDDAGFIPLSRTNVMADPNLSVPVNGGGAAANRYAGAFYMERPWLKDTIFYDTESWRVTASYNLDLGKWFGNHRLAGMWQSDSTLVQRRINAEVLVDRNGVPISNPNPDAAANLLYRRNYLSLGQFDTYYPGRADNPFTATIGGREYVSRFVTRNQNGQNRSQRDTDTWMLAAQSYFWNDRVSVLFGYRRDDLTSTRYIAQRVRAGDARIASGERLLNEWDFSTDVTEQQRLKPITRSLGVVFHATSQISVSYNESSNMGQPEFLNVILIPDGLTPPNTRGRGRDYGVRFQLGNRAYLRVNRYETHSSDQTLPGGGGIEAGSTRILDAMLQRQVISQAEYDAHLVTGNAGLADSESEGIEVSLTANPTDHWSLQLNYSYTDQAIDNYFTAAEAGMRVEEAFWRSKIQAANLAPAQISTSAFSGSQGSIEDEIQVLFRDMELNRAANELGFGKRPHKANLFSRYTFASGRLKGFLVGGGLRYQSKSFNQRNQSTGTDYWGDPIFQVDLLLGYRTRIRDFWRGRSLGLSIQLNINNVLDDDKALPARYNNFYTALRRVYFQEPRTIRLTTTVSF